GGCATGCTCACCGAAGCGGTGGGCATCAACCCCGAGGCGAGCCGCCTCGCCGGGGTCCGCTCGCGCGGCATCATCTGGGGCGCCTACATCGCCAGCGGAACCCTCGCGGGGATCGCCGGCATCCTCTACAGCTCGAACATCATGGCGGCCGACGCGAACGCGGCGGGGCTCTACATCGAACTGGATGCCATCCTCGCGGTGGTCCTCGGCGGCACCTCGCTCGCGGGCGGCAAGTTCAGCATCGCGGGCACCGTGGTCGGCGTCTTCACGATCCAGACGCTCAAGAGCACGATCACCTTCCTCGGCGTCCCGCCCGCGGTCAGCCCGGTGTTCATGGCCGCGGCCGTGCTCATCGTGGTGCTGCTGCAGTCGCCGCGGTTCCGCTCGTTCTTCCACACGGCCGGTCGCTCCGCCACCCGTTCGCTCACCCGCCGTCCTGACGCAAAGGTGCTGTCCTGATGACCACTCTCACCGCTCCGGAGCGCGGCGCCGCGTCGTCGACCAGCGCGTACCGACGCTTCCTCAGCCGTCACATCTCGTGGGTCCCGGTGTTCGCCGCCGTGGCCATCCTGATCATCATGATCGCGGGCTCGATGGCCTACTTCCCCAACTTCCAGCTGCCGCGCATCATGTCGTCGATCCTCCTCGACAACGCGTACCTGCTGGTGCTGGCCGTGGGCATGACCTTCGTCATCCTCACCGGGGGCATCGACCTCTCCGTCGGCGCGGTCATGGCGTTCACCGGCATCCTCTGCGCGAAGCTCCTCGGCGACGGGGTCCCCGTCGCCGTGGCGGTTCCCGCGATGGTGCTCATCGGCGCCGCGATCGGTCTGCTGATCGGGGTCCTCGTGCAGTTCTTCGACGTGCAACCCTTCATCGCCTCGCTGATCGGGATGTTCCTCGCCCGTGGTCTCGCGTTCGTGGTGAGCCTCGAGTCGATCAAGGTCGAGAACGAGGGCATCCTCTGGCTGCAGTCCACGCGGTTCTCCTTCGCCGGCTGGTACATCACCCCGACGGGGATCATCGCTCTGCTGACCGTCGCGATCGCGGCCTTCGTCCTCCGGTACACGCGGTTCGGCCGCACGGTGTACGCGGTCGGCGGCAACGAGCAGTCGGCTCGCCTCATGGGTCTGCCGGTCGTCCGGACGAAGCTGTCGGTCTACGTCATCAGCGGCGTGTGCGCGGGTCTGGCCGGAATCGTCCTGACGGCGTATTCCGGTGCCGGGTACCCCCTGAACGGCGTGGGAACCGAGCTCGACACGATCGCCGCGGTCGTCATCGGCGGCACGCTGCTCACCGGCGGCAGCGGGTTCGTGATCGGCTCGATGATCGGCGTGTTCGTGTACGGCCTCATCCGCACGATCATCTCGTTCTCGGGCGCCGAGCAGTCGTGGACGCGCATCACGGTCGGAGCCCTGCTGCTGCTGTTCGTCGTGGTGCAGCGGATCATCGTGTCGCGCTCCGCGCTCAGCCGGTGACGTGCCCGCGCCGTGTTAGCGATCGCCCCCGCGCGAGGGCATGATTGACCCCATGTCCACCGTCGCTCCGCCCCTCCTGGAGGTGCGCGGAGCGACGGTGCGTTTCGGGGTCGAATCGGCCCTCGCCGACGTCGACTTCCGTCTGCTCGCGGGCGAGGTGCACTCGCTCATGGGCGAGAACGGCGCCGGCAAGTCGACGCTGATCAAGGCGATCACCGGAGCCCTCCGCCTCGATTCCGGTCGGATCGAGCTCGACGGGCAGGAGATGCGCTTCTCCTCTCCCGCCGACGCGCAGGCCGTCGGGATCTCGACGGTCTACCAGGAGATCGACCTCCTGCCCAACCTCACGGTGGCCGAGAACATCTCGCTCGGCCGTGAGCCCCGCCGCTGGGGGGTCATCGACCATCGCGCGATGCGCGAGCGGGCGGTCGAGGCGCTGGCCTCGCTCGGCGTCGACGTCGATCCGTCCTCGGTGCTGTCGTCGCACCCGCTCGCGGTGCAGCAGCTGGTCGCGATCGCTCGCGCGGTCTCGACCGAGGTCAAGGTGCTCGTCCTCGACGAACCGACCTCGAGCCTGGATGCCGATGAGGTCGCCGAACTGTTCCGCGTGATCCGCGACCTCAAGGCGCAGGGCATCGCGATCGTGTTCGTCTCGCACTTCCTCGACCAGGTGTACGAGATCTGCGACCGGGTCACCGTCCTCCGGGGAGGGCGCCTGGTGGGCGAGTACGGAACGCGGGAGCTCCTGCGCATCGACCTCGTCGAGAAGATGCTCGGCGCGACCGCCGAGGTGCTCGCCCCGCTGGGCCAGCGCGAGGTCGAGACCACCGAGGGGCCTTCGGTGCTGAGCGCCCGGGGGCTGGCATCCGGGGTCCGTCTGAGAGAGGCCGACGTCGACATCGCCGAGGGCGAGGTGATCGGGGTCGCGGGTCTCCTCGGATCCGGGCGCAGCGAGCTCGCGCGCTCCCTCACGGGCGTCGACCGCCCCGATGGCGGCGAGCTGCGCATCGACGGCGAGCCGGTCCGCCTGTCGTCGCCGCGCGAGGCGATCCGTCGTCGCGTGGCCTACTCCTCCGAGAACCGTCGCACCGAGGGCGTGATCGGCGACCTCAGCGTGCTCGACAACATCACGCTCGCCCTGCAGGCGCAGCGCGGGATCTTCCATCGCCTCAGCACCGCCCGTCGCCGCGAGCTCGCGATGAGCTGGGTCGAGGCGCTGCACATCCGTCCCGTCGACATCGACCGCCCGGTGCGGACCCTGTCGGGCGGCAACCAGCAGAAGGTGCTCCTCGCGCGCCTTCTCGCGCTGTCCCCGCGGCTCATCGTGCTCGATGAACCCACTCGCGGCATCGACGTCGGGGCGAAGGCCGAGATCCAGCGGCTGGTCGGCGAACTGAGCGACAACGGCCTGTCGATCGTCTACATCTCCGCCGAACTGGACGAGGTCCTGCGCGTCGCCCACCTCGTCGCGGTGATGCGCGACGGCGTGCTCGCGCAGATCGTGCCGGCCGCCGACCTCACGTCCGACGCGCTGCTCGCGCTCGTGGCCGGACACACGAGCGGAGACGAGGGACGTGGTGCCTGAGGACAAGGGCTCGCGGACCGCTAACATCTTCGACGTCGCCCGCCTCGCCGGGGTGTCGCACCAGACGGTCTCGCGCGTGCTCAACAACATGCCGAACGTACGGCCCGCGACGCGCGCGCGTGTGGAGCAGGCCATCGCCCAGCTGCGGTACAGCCCCTCGCCCGCGGCGCGCGCCCTCGTCACCCGTCGCACGCGCACGATCGGGCTCGTCACGCCCGGCACCGTCGACTACGGCCCCACCTCGATCGCGACGAACTTCAACTTCGCCGCGCGCGCCGCCCGGTACAACGTCGACGCGATCAGCTCCCCGCAGAGCGACGTGGCTCCCGTGCGCGCGGCCATCGACGGTCTGCTCAAGCAGCGCGTGGATGCCATCGTGCTCGTCGTCGTCGACACGGAGGTGCTCGCGGCGGTCCAGGCGCTCGACATCGACGTGCCGATCGTCGCGGCGGCGACCAGCGCGCGCCCCCACCCGCGTCTGGTGGCGATCGATCAGTACCGCGGCGCCCGCAGCGCCGTGCGGCACCTGCTCGAGGCGGGATACGAGACCGTCCGCCACATCGCCGGCCCCGCCCGCAACCCCGACGCCGTCGAGCGCATCCGCGGCTGGCGCGAGGAGATCGCCGCCGCCCGCGCCCAGTCGACCCCGGCCGTGCACGGCGACTGGTCGGCCGCGAGCGGGTACCGCATCGCCTCCGAGGCGGACCTCGCCCCGGGGGAGGGGATCTTCGTCGCCAACGACCACATGGCCATCGGGGTCCTGTCGGCGCTGCGCGAGCGCGGTCTGCGCGTGCCCGAGGACATCGGCGTGGTGGGCTTCGACGACGTGCCCGAGGCGGCGTACGTCTACCCGTCGCTGACCACCGTGCGTCAGGATTTCGCGGCGCTCGGCGAGATCCTCATGCAGAAGGTGCTGCTGCTCGTGGAGGAACCCGACACGGTGACCGAGAGCACGCCGCTGCCGACGCGCCTGATCGTGCGGACGTCGGCCCCGCTCGCGCGCTGAGCTGGGTGATGCCGGCAGCGACCTGCCGCGGGGGAGCGTCCGGCCGACCGACCGCGATAAACGCCATTCCGTGCCAGACACGGTGCGGCACGGCGTGTCTCGGGAGGAATGGCGTTTATCGCGCGAAGGGTGCCGCCCTCGTGGGGACGGCAGCGCCGCAACGGGGGCCCGACGTGGGCGGGTGGCGCGATCGACGACACCGGGCCTTGCGGAGGGCCGCGCTACGGCCTACAGTGGTCGAACCGGTTCGATGACGAAGGGAGCGACGGATGCCGACGATCGGCGACGTGGCCAAAGCCGCGGGAGTCTCCCGCAGCACGGTGTCGTACGCGCTCTCGGGCAACCGACCGATCTCGCGTGAGACGCGCGAGCGCATCGACGCGGCGATCGCCGAGCTGGGATTCACCGTCAACGCGGGCGCGCGAGCGCTCGCGACCTCCCAGACCATGGTGCTCGGACTGCTCCTGCAGTTCCACGAGGACGAGTTCCCGCCGGCGATGCTGCAGTACATCCTCGCGGTGTCGAACGCGGCACGAGAGCTCGGCTACGACATCCTCATGGTCACCGACAGCGACGGCCCGGGCGCCATCCGTCGCATCACGTCGTCGAACATGGTCGACGGGGTCGTCCTGCTCGACGTGACCCACGACGACCCGCGGCTGGAGGCGCTGCGCCAGGCGCGCCAGCCGGGCGCCCTCGTCGGACTGCCGCGCGACACCGACGGCGTCGACGTGTTCGACCTCGATTTCAGCGAAGCGGCCCGCCTGACCATCGACCACCTCTACGGTCTCGGCCACCGCGACATCGTGCTCGTCTCTCCTCCCCGCCACGTCTTCGAGCGCGGGGGCGCGTACGCCTGGCGCTACCGCGATGCCGCTCTCGAGCGGGCCGCGCGGTATGGCATCCAGGTCCGTCCGTACTACGGCGAGTCGCAGCAGCCCGGGATCGAGCGCAGCCTCAACGCCATCCTCGACGCCCGCACCGACTCGACCGCGCTCGTCGTGCACAACGACGCCTCGATCGCGGCGCTTCCCGCGGTGCTGCGCGAGCGCGGGGTCGTCGTCCCCCGCGACCTCTCCGTGGTCAGCCTCTACTCTCAAGACTTCGGGCGTACCTTCCTCCTGCCGTACACGGCAGTCGAGACGTCCCCAGACGGGCTGGGCCGCAAGGCGGTCCAGCACCTGGTCCGGCGCATCGCCGACCCCGATTACGGGCCCCCCGTGGTCGGGTTCATCGAGCCGGAGCTCACCGACAGGGGGAGCACCGCTTAACGGGGCAGCGGCGTGTCCCGTTCTCGTCGGCCCATCGTCGAACCGGTTCAACGCCCTCGCCTGCACGACAACGCAGTCACATTTCAGAGAGGAAATTGCAGTGAGCACGAACACCACCCGTACCCGGGCTCTCGGCGCGATCGCCATCGGCGCCGTCGCCGTGGGCGTCCTGGCCGGATGCTCCGGCGCATCGACCGGGGCGAGCACCGACGGTGCCGCCGGCGGCACCTACACCTTCTGGGACCCGTATCCGCAGTACGACGCCTCGTCCGACTGGGCGAAGGTCATCGACAAGTGCGCCGCGGATGCCGGCGTCACGATCGAGCGGACCGGCTTCGACACCAGCGACCTCACCTCGAAGGCGCTCCTCGCCGGTCAGCAGGGCGATTCGCCCGACATCCTGCTGATCGACAACCCCGCCGTCTCGACCCTCGTCGAGGCGGGGATCATCACGTCGACCGAGGAGAACAACCTCCAGGTCGGCGACGTCGCCCAGAACATCCTCGGCGCCTCGGTCGTCGACGGGAAGACCTACGGCGTCCCCATCGGCGCGAACACCCTGGCGCTGTACTACAACCCCACCGTGCTGAGCGCGGCCGGGGTCGACCCCTCGTCGATCAAGGACTGGTCGAGCCTCAACGCCGCGATCGAGAAGGTCGTGGCATCCGGGAAGAAGGGCATCACGTTCTCGGGCATCGGGACCGAAGAGGGCAGCTTCCAGTTCCTGCCGTGGTTCTGGGGCGCGGGAGCCGACCTGACCGCGCTCGACTCCTCGCAGGCCGTCTCGGCGGTGCAGCTGTGGACCGACTGGGTGAAGAAGGGCTGGGCGCCGAACTCGGTCATCAACAACACCCAGACCACGAGCTGGCAGGAGTTCGAGACCGGTGACTTCGGTTTCGCCGAGAACGGCACCTGGCAGAAGGCGGGCGCCGCGAAAGCCGGCTACCAGGTCATCCCGATCCCGGGAGCCAAGGGCGGAGCCGCTCCGGCCCCGACCGGCGGCGAGTTCCTCACCCTGCCGGTGCAGAAGGACGCGGGCCGCTACGCCGTCTCGGCCAAGATCGTCGAGTGCCTGACGAGCACCGCCAACGTCGTGGGGACCGACAACACGCTGAACTACATCGCGGCGACCCCCGAGGCGCAGAAGGAGCAGCTCGCTCAGGACCCGACCCTCGAGCCCTGGGTCGAGGCGGTCAACGCGGCCAAGGCCCGCACCGGCGACAACCTCGGCACGAAGTACCCGGTGATCTCCGAGCAGCTCTGGACGGCCGTGCAGAACTCGCTGACCGGTGCCCAGTCGCCGCAGGACGCTCTGAAGGCCGCCCAGCAGGCCGCTTCCTCGAAGTAACACCCGATTCCTGAAAGGGGTACGCCGACATGACCGCGACGCAGTTCACTGCTTCGACGGGCACCGGCGATTCCGGGAGGGCGGCGGCCACCGCCGCCCTCCCCACCCCGGGCCGCCGTCCGCGGCACCGGGGCCAGTGGGCCGCGTGGGCGTTTCTCGCCCCCGTCGTGATCTACCTGGTCGTCTTCTACGCCTATCCGCTCTTCCGCAACCTCGACCTGAGCCTGCGCGACTACACCGTCCGCTCGTTCATCGACGGCACGGCGCCGTTCGTGTGGTTCGCGAACTACGTCACCGTCTTCCAGGACCCCACGTTCTGGCCGGCGCTGGCCAACACGGCCACGTTCACGCTCGTGTCGATCGTCTTCCAGTACTCGATCGGCATGGCGCTCGCGGTGTTCTTCTTCCAGCGCTTCCCGCTGTCGGCGACGCTGCGCGCCCTCTTCCTCGTGCCGTGGCTGCTGCCCCTGCTGGTCTCGGCGTCCGCGTGGTCGTGGATGCTGAACTCCGACTCGGGCGTCGTCAACTACCTCCTCGGCCTCCTCGGCGTCGACGCCGTCAACTGGCTCACCTCGCCGCAGTGGGCGCTGGTGTCGGTGCTCATCGCCAACATCTGGATCGGCGTGCCCTTCAACCTCGTCATCCTGTACAGCGGACTCCAGAACATCTCGAGCGACATCTACGAAGCGGCATCCATCGACGGAGCGAACGCCTGGCAGAAGTTCTGGCGCATCACCTTCCCGCTGCTGCGCCCCGTGTCGGCGATCACGATCCTGCTCGGGCTCGTCTACACGCTCAAGGTGTTCGACATCATCTGGATCATGACCCGGGGAGGACCGGGGTCGAGCTCGACCACCTTCGCCATCTGGTCGTACCGCCTCGGGTTCGGGTCCGCCCTGCCCGACCTCAGCCCCGCGGCGGCGGTCGGCAACCTGCTCATCGTGATCGCCCTGGTCTTCGGGCTGATCTACATCCGCGCCCAGCGCCGACTGGAGGTCTGATCATGAGGCGTCGTCCCTGGTGGATCACGGCGATCGGCATCGTCCTCACCGCGATCATGCTGTTCCCGATCTATTGGATGATCAACGTGTCGCTCACCCCGCAGAGCGACATGCGCAAATCGCCCCCCGATCTGTTCCCGCTCACCCCGACGTTCGAGGGCTACGAGAAGGTCCTCTCCGACCAGTTGCCGTACCTCGGCACGAGCTTCATCATCGGTATCGGCACCGTCGTGCTGACCCTTCTGCTGTCGGCTCCGGCCGCGTACTCGCTCGCCAAGCTCCGCCCGCGGGGTGGGAACGCGCTCAGCTTCGCGCTGCTCATCGCCCAGATGATCCCCGGGATCATCATGGCGATGGGGTTCTACGCGATCTATCTGAACGCCGGGATCCTCAACTCCGTGCCGGGGCTGATCCTCGCCGACTCCACCCTCGCGGTGCCGTTCGGCGTGCTCATCTTCACGGCGTTCATGCGCGGCATCCCCGATGAACTGCTCGCCGCGGCGCGCATCGACGGGGCGGGCACCTGGCGGACGTTCCGCTCGATCGTGCTGCCGGTCAGCCGCAACTCGATCGTCACGGTCTCGCTCTTCGCGTTCCTGTGGTCGTGGTCGGACTTCATCTTCGCCTCGACCCTCAACAGCGGCGGCAAGCTGCAGCCGATCACGATCGGCATCTACCGCTACATCGGCAACAACAACCAGGAGTGGAACGCGATCATGGCGACCGCCGTCGTGGCATCCATTCCGGCTGCCGTGCTGCTCATCCTCGCCCAGCGCTACGTCGCGGCCGGGGTGACCGCCGGTGCCGTCAAAGACTGACCCCGAAAGGCTCTTCGTGTCGCATCCCTCCCTGCCCACGTTCGACGTGCGCGAGATCCCCTTCAGCTTCCGCGGCTCGTGGCTCGACCTGTCGCCCGTCGTGGGGCTGCACCGCCAGGTCGACGACGTGCACCTCGTGTCGCACGTCAACGGCATGCACGCCGTCCTCCGCCTCACCCCCACCGTCGACGGGGAGCGGGCGGATGCCACGACCCGGGCGGACGCGGCAGCTCTTGCCTGGGCGGTGGGCGAGACCGTCGTCGCCACCGCCGTGTTCGAGTCGGCCGACATCGTGCGCATCGCGGGAGCGGGGGCGGACTTCACCCTCGCCGATGCGGTCGAGGAGCTCACGCCCTTCACCGGGTCGTA
This portion of the Microbacterium testaceum StLB037 genome encodes:
- a CDS encoding sugar ABC transporter ATP-binding protein; translated protein: MSTVAPPLLEVRGATVRFGVESALADVDFRLLAGEVHSLMGENGAGKSTLIKAITGALRLDSGRIELDGQEMRFSSPADAQAVGISTVYQEIDLLPNLTVAENISLGREPRRWGVIDHRAMRERAVEALASLGVDVDPSSVLSSHPLAVQQLVAIARAVSTEVKVLVLDEPTSSLDADEVAELFRVIRDLKAQGIAIVFVSHFLDQVYEICDRVTVLRGGRLVGEYGTRELLRIDLVEKMLGATAEVLAPLGQREVETTEGPSVLSARGLASGVRLREADVDIAEGEVIGVAGLLGSGRSELARSLTGVDRPDGGELRIDGEPVRLSSPREAIRRRVAYSSENRRTEGVIGDLSVLDNITLALQAQRGIFHRLSTARRRELAMSWVEALHIRPVDIDRPVRTLSGGNQQKVLLARLLALSPRLIVLDEPTRGIDVGAKAEIQRLVGELSDNGLSIVYISAELDEVLRVAHLVAVMRDGVLAQIVPAADLTSDALLALVAGHTSGDEGRGA
- a CDS encoding ABC transporter permease subunit encodes the protein MTTLTAPERGAASSTSAYRRFLSRHISWVPVFAAVAILIIMIAGSMAYFPNFQLPRIMSSILLDNAYLLVLAVGMTFVILTGGIDLSVGAVMAFTGILCAKLLGDGVPVAVAVPAMVLIGAAIGLLIGVLVQFFDVQPFIASLIGMFLARGLAFVVSLESIKVENEGILWLQSTRFSFAGWYITPTGIIALLTVAIAAFVLRYTRFGRTVYAVGGNEQSARLMGLPVVRTKLSVYVISGVCAGLAGIVLTAYSGAGYPLNGVGTELDTIAAVVIGGTLLTGGSGFVIGSMIGVFVYGLIRTIISFSGAEQSWTRITVGALLLLFVVVQRIIVSRSALSR
- a CDS encoding sugar ABC transporter substrate-binding protein, with product MSTNTTRTRALGAIAIGAVAVGVLAGCSGASTGASTDGAAGGTYTFWDPYPQYDASSDWAKVIDKCAADAGVTIERTGFDTSDLTSKALLAGQQGDSPDILLIDNPAVSTLVEAGIITSTEENNLQVGDVAQNILGASVVDGKTYGVPIGANTLALYYNPTVLSAAGVDPSSIKDWSSLNAAIEKVVASGKKGITFSGIGTEEGSFQFLPWFWGAGADLTALDSSQAVSAVQLWTDWVKKGWAPNSVINNTQTTSWQEFETGDFGFAENGTWQKAGAAKAGYQVIPIPGAKGGAAPAPTGGEFLTLPVQKDAGRYAVSAKIVECLTSTANVVGTDNTLNYIAATPEAQKEQLAQDPTLEPWVEAVNAAKARTGDNLGTKYPVISEQLWTAVQNSLTGAQSPQDALKAAQQAASSK
- a CDS encoding carbohydrate ABC transporter permease, with protein sequence MRRRPWWITAIGIVLTAIMLFPIYWMINVSLTPQSDMRKSPPDLFPLTPTFEGYEKVLSDQLPYLGTSFIIGIGTVVLTLLLSAPAAYSLAKLRPRGGNALSFALLIAQMIPGIIMAMGFYAIYLNAGILNSVPGLILADSTLAVPFGVLIFTAFMRGIPDELLAAARIDGAGTWRTFRSIVLPVSRNSIVTVSLFAFLWSWSDFIFASTLNSGGKLQPITIGIYRYIGNNNQEWNAIMATAVVASIPAAVLLILAQRYVAAGVTAGAVKD
- a CDS encoding carbohydrate ABC transporter permease, yielding MTATQFTASTGTGDSGRAAATAALPTPGRRPRHRGQWAAWAFLAPVVIYLVVFYAYPLFRNLDLSLRDYTVRSFIDGTAPFVWFANYVTVFQDPTFWPALANTATFTLVSIVFQYSIGMALAVFFFQRFPLSATLRALFLVPWLLPLLVSASAWSWMLNSDSGVVNYLLGLLGVDAVNWLTSPQWALVSVLIANIWIGVPFNLVILYSGLQNISSDIYEAASIDGANAWQKFWRITFPLLRPVSAITILLGLVYTLKVFDIIWIMTRGGPGSSSTTFAIWSYRLGFGSALPDLSPAAAVGNLLIVIALVFGLIYIRAQRRLEV
- a CDS encoding LacI family DNA-binding transcriptional regulator; amino-acid sequence: MPEDKGSRTANIFDVARLAGVSHQTVSRVLNNMPNVRPATRARVEQAIAQLRYSPSPAARALVTRRTRTIGLVTPGTVDYGPTSIATNFNFAARAARYNVDAISSPQSDVAPVRAAIDGLLKQRVDAIVLVVVDTEVLAAVQALDIDVPIVAAATSARPHPRLVAIDQYRGARSAVRHLLEAGYETVRHIAGPARNPDAVERIRGWREEIAAARAQSTPAVHGDWSAASGYRIASEADLAPGEGIFVANDHMAIGVLSALRERGLRVPEDIGVVGFDDVPEAAYVYPSLTTVRQDFAALGEILMQKVLLLVEEPDTVTESTPLPTRLIVRTSAPLAR
- a CDS encoding LacI family DNA-binding transcriptional regulator, which encodes MPTIGDVAKAAGVSRSTVSYALSGNRPISRETRERIDAAIAELGFTVNAGARALATSQTMVLGLLLQFHEDEFPPAMLQYILAVSNAARELGYDILMVTDSDGPGAIRRITSSNMVDGVVLLDVTHDDPRLEALRQARQPGALVGLPRDTDGVDVFDLDFSEAARLTIDHLYGLGHRDIVLVSPPRHVFERGGAYAWRYRDAALERAARYGIQVRPYYGESQQPGIERSLNAILDARTDSTALVVHNDASIAALPAVLRERGVVVPRDLSVVSLYSQDFGRTFLLPYTAVETSPDGLGRKAVQHLVRRIADPDYGPPVVGFIEPELTDRGSTA